In the genome of Mytilus edulis chromosome 3, xbMytEdul2.2, whole genome shotgun sequence, one region contains:
- the LOC139516032 gene encoding keratin, type I cytoskeletal 9-like — protein MRFILAVVATVVLVAVVSAGGYGKGHGEYHGFGGKGYGGHGGGYGGHSLGYGGGYGGSVGGYGGGYGGSMGGYGGGYGGSMGGYGGGYGGSMGGYGGSIGGYGGSMGGYSGGYGGSMGGYSGGLSGSYGGISGSYGGMSGSYGGLGGSYGGLGGSYGGLGGSYGQSSGSYYPSKSIY, from the exons ATGAGATTCATCCTTGCTGTTGTCGCTACTGTTGTTCTAGTCGCTGTTGTATCAGCAGGAGGATATGGTAAAGGACATGGAG AATACCACGGATTTGGCGGAAAAGGATACGGTGGACATGGTGGTGGATACGGAGGACACTCTCTAGGTTATGGTGGTGGATATGGTGGAAGTGTTGGAGGATACGGTGGAGGATACGGAGGAAGTATGGGAGGATACGGTGGTGGATATGGAGGAAGTATGGGAGGATACGGTGGTGGATATGGAGGAAGTATGGGAGGATATGGAGGAAGTATTGGAGGATATGGTGGAAGTATGGGAGGATATTCTGGTGGATATGGCGGAAGTATGGGAGGATATTCTGGAGGATTAAGTGGATCTTATGGAGGAATAAGTGGATCATATGGTGGTATGAGTGGATCTTATGGTGGATTAGGTGGATCTTATGGAGGTTTAGGTGGATCTTATGGAGGTTTAGGTGGATCTTATGGTCAATCAAGTGGTTCATACTACCCATCTAAGTCTATTTATTAA